CACCGAGGCGAACGCCAGGCTCGAGCTTCCCCAGACGTGCGCAAAGCGTTTGAACCAGATCACCTGGTAGGCCAGGCCGGTGCCGCCGGAAAGAAAGAACATGATCGACGCCACCCAGAAGATGCGTCGCGACTGTTGCTCTGTACCCGCCGTTATCATGCTGCTTGCCCGATTGCCCAGGATTGACGCGGATGCGCCGGAGATGCGACGTGATGGCCGCCCGCCAGAACCCCCCCAAATCGCGGGGCAGGCTGGAACCGCTCATGGTAGTTGCTGGGTGCGGGGCTGTCGACAAAGCGGCGCAGCGCGAACGAACGTCGAGGCGCCGTCGATATGCAACCGGAAGATTGGCCGCACGGGGTACATCGCATTGATCCGCGGCGCGCACGGTGCGTATGGCCGAGCATGGCCTTCAGGCGTTGTGCTGCAACACGCAACTCGAGCTGCGCTATCGTATGCGTACGCGAGCTGGTTACCGTTCGTGACGGAAAAGGACCGTGTTGAAGGAACCGTGCTGCCGGTGGTCGTGACGCTGATCGGCACGGTTTGGGGGTTTTTCATCCACGCCAATCTGCGCTGGCGATTTGGACCCTTGGAATACCTGGTCGCGACGCCTGCCTTTCATCACTGGCACCACACGCGCAGCAAACCGATCAACCGC
The Pirellulales bacterium DNA segment above includes these coding regions:
- a CDS encoding sterol desaturase family protein, with protein sequence MIDATQKMRRDCCSVPAVIMLLARLPRIDADAPEMRRDGRPPEPPQIAGQAGTAHGSCWVRGCRQSGAARTNVEAPSICNRKIGRTGYIALIRGAHGAYGRAWPSGVVLQHATRAALSYAYASWLPFVTEKDRVEGTVLPVVVTLIGTVWGFFIHANLRWRFGPLEYLVATPAFHHWHHTRSKPINRNYSAVMPWLDRLFGTYYLPDNQWPTEYGIKAKLPESLVGQLIYPLVAPPPTANSSIVEPRPAESGGKDRGCD